The following are encoded in a window of Polynucleobacter sp. AP-Kolm-20A-A1 genomic DNA:
- a CDS encoding response regulator transcription factor, translating to MTKVGHIYLIDDDESMRISLSRMLRELGYLVEDYASATIFLEKSVPVSPAVILLDMQMPDMTGLDLQEKLLKLGRKTPIIFVSGQSHPHQIVQGLKKGAVDFLFKPFNLEELLKAVADAIDFDSRQLKRVSLDVEAKKDYESLTPREREVCGWLVKGLLNKDIAVKLGTTDATIKVHKARVMDKMHADSVQVLVKKYLESDLENHPLNH from the coding sequence ATGACTAAAGTCGGCCACATATACCTAATTGATGATGATGAGTCCATGCGCATTTCCTTATCCAGGATGTTGCGTGAACTCGGCTATTTAGTCGAGGATTACGCCTCAGCAACGATTTTTCTGGAGAAATCAGTCCCAGTCTCCCCGGCGGTAATCCTTTTGGATATGCAAATGCCAGACATGACTGGTCTGGATCTACAAGAAAAGCTCCTAAAACTCGGTCGCAAGACTCCCATTATTTTCGTCAGCGGCCAAAGTCACCCCCACCAGATCGTTCAGGGTCTGAAGAAGGGGGCGGTAGATTTCTTATTCAAACCCTTCAACCTGGAAGAGCTATTAAAAGCTGTTGCTGATGCAATTGACTTTGATAGCCGTCAGTTAAAGCGTGTCTCCCTGGATGTGGAGGCCAAAAAGGATTACGAAAGCCTGACCCCAAGAGAGCGTGAAGTGTGCGGCTGGTTGGTTAAGGGGCTCTTAAATAAAGATATTGCTGTCAAATTGGGTACTACTGACGCTACTATTAAGGTTCACAAGGCTAGGGTGATGGACAAAATGCACGCTGACTCAGTGCAAGTATTGGTGAAAAAGTACCTCGAGTCAGACTTAGAAAATCATCCTTTAAATCATTAG